The Microcoleus sp. bin38.metabat.b11b12b14.051 genome window below encodes:
- the sipA gene encoding regulatory protein SipA yields MDKEFTIGQKVRVVAMPPYVKTAEPMPMLRAANVIAIGALGVVIDRRPGNYWGIRFEKGAFLLDSQYIEAVETTVEGNV; encoded by the coding sequence ATGGATAAAGAATTTACCATCGGTCAAAAAGTCCGAGTTGTGGCGATGCCGCCATACGTGAAAACTGCCGAACCGATGCCGATGCTGCGGGCTGCGAATGTAATTGCGATCGGGGCCCTGGGTGTTGTGATCGATCGGCGTCCCGGCAATTATTGGGGCATTCGCTTTGAAAAAGGTGCTTTTCTCTTAGACAGTCAGTACATCGAAGCTGTGGAAACTACTGTAGAAGGTAATGTGTAA
- a CDS encoding class I SAM-dependent methyltransferase has product MKPMKPSEQESVPSSIFDEIFSASADPWGYTSQFNEISKFRATIKALPKVQFKNAFEIACAIGVLTEQLAKKCDRLLSVDYSELALVEARKRCRDLPQVRFENMQIPQQFPTESFDLILFSEVGFFLTLEDLHKTKEKIIDRLLPGGYLLMVHYRLTAGDYFILDGETVHDTFIQNSASSLKHLGDPRKKFLMLDLARHHKRYRMDLFQRL; this is encoded by the coding sequence ATGAAACCTATGAAACCTTCAGAGCAGGAATCAGTACCTTCAAGCATTTTTGATGAAATTTTTAGCGCTTCTGCCGATCCGTGGGGATATACATCGCAGTTTAATGAAATCAGTAAATTCCGAGCAACGATCAAAGCTTTGCCAAAAGTTCAATTCAAAAATGCTTTTGAAATCGCCTGTGCGATCGGTGTACTGACAGAGCAACTAGCCAAAAAGTGTGACAGATTGCTCTCAGTAGATTATTCAGAATTAGCATTAGTGGAAGCTAGAAAACGCTGTAGGGATCTCCCACAAGTACGATTTGAGAATATGCAGATTCCCCAACAGTTCCCCACTGAGAGTTTCGATTTGATTTTATTTTCAGAAGTTGGCTTTTTTTTGACGCTCGAAGACCTGCATAAAACCAAAGAAAAAATTATCGATCGATTACTTCCTGGGGGTTATCTCTTAATGGTTCATTATCGGTTGACAGCGGGGGATTATTTTATCCTGGATGGGGAGACAGTTCACGATACTTTTATCCAAAATTCTGCATCGTCTTTAAAACATCTTGGCGACCCGCGCAAAAAGTTTTTGATGCTAGATTTGGCCCGTCATCACAAACGCTATCGGATGGATTTATTTCAGCGATTGTAA